The Ornithodoros turicata isolate Travis chromosome 9, ASM3712646v1, whole genome shotgun sequence genome includes a region encoding these proteins:
- the LOC135368874 gene encoding group XIIA secretory phospholipase A2-like — translation MQLTLLRPWKRIFTVIVLLTTWAASGQSVFDYARGFAEQADKLLTDLKQGIRTFRYGVDAVEGMLKESEDKECHFKCPDGSIPKKILDYKSTPNGCGTAEIYLRPDELPHKEMNHCCNQHDICYGTCLTKKDKCDTDFRHCLDDVCHKKKGKHKELFLSCKAAAKVFHAGSQYLGCKAFKDAQRSACRCDKNYEL, via the exons ATGCAGTTAACATTGCTGAGACCTTGGAAGCGGATATTTACCGTTATTGTCCTGTTGACAACATGGGCAGCTTCCGGGCAGTCTGTGTTTGACTACGCGCGAGGTTTCGCTGAGCAGGCAGATAAGCTGCTCACCGACTTAAAACAAGGGATAAGAACGTTTCGTTATGGTGTAGATGCTGTGGAAGGAATGCTCAAGGAATCCGAGGACAAGGAATGCCATTTCAAGTGCCCAGATG GCTCGATACCGAAGAAGATATTGGACTATAAGTCAACCCCAAACGGctgtggaacagctgaaatataT CTGCGACCTGATGAACTGCCTCACAAGGAGATGAACCACTGCTGTAACCAGCACGACATCTGCTATGGAACGTGTCTCACAAAAAAGGACAAATGCGACACTGATTTTCGGCATTGCCTAGATGACGTGTGTCacaagaagaaagggaaacacAAGGAACTGTTTTTAA GTTGCAAAGCCGCTGCAAAGGTGTTTCACGCAGGCAGTCAGTATCTAGGTTGCAAAGCGTTTAAAGATGCTCAGAGGTCTGCTTGTAGATGTGACAAGAACTATGAGTTGTAG